The window ATCGCGTCGAGAAGTTCCCAGACGGACCGTTCACACCGCCGAGCTGTCTGTCACTCACGACCCAGTTGTGGGCCGGAACCGTTGTAGTAATTATCTCTCTGAAGTGACAGAATCTCGATCAACGTGTGATTGAGCGTGTCGGCGGCACGGCCGACGCCGAACAATCGCCGCGAGAAGAAGGTATCGCGGCGACTGTCGGCGTCACGCCCTCACTTCGCGGGTCTACGAGCGCTCCTCGTCGCCCTCGTCGCCTGGCTCGCCCTCCCAGGTGGTGTCGGGCTCGTCTTCCGCGTCGGCGTCCGTCGGGTCGCCGTTACTCCTCTCCGACGGGTCGACCGTGGTGTCGCCGTCGTCCGGGTGGCCGTCTCGTAGTTCTTCGTCCGGGTCGCTATCGCGCAGTTCTTCGTCCGAGTCGCTATCGCGCAGTTCTTCCTCCAGGTCGCCGTCGGTCGTCGTCTCCTCGAACGACGGCGTGGCCCCGGCGCCACCCCCGTCGGCACGCGACGCTCGTCCGTCGGCCTGCTCGTCGTTCGTGCCGGACAGACCGACCGACGGCAGCCCGTCGCCCAGGTCGAACCCGCCGCGCGCTCGGACGACCTCGGGCTCGGGCGGGCTGTAGACGTACACTACCTCGCCGTACCGGACGAAGTAGTCGCCGGTGTCACCCCGGAGGACGGCCTCGTCGGCGTCGATTGCGAGATCCACCAGGTCGGAAAGCGAGTTCGCCTCGGCGACGGTCCCGTCCGTGAGCGTCCGTGGCACCTCGGCGTCGATCACCCACTCGCCGAACTCCGAGGCGTCGCTCCGGTAGGCCAGCCACTCCGACTCGACGGGATCGAGCCGGAACGCGCCGGCGCGTCGACCGACGACCGCGACGGCGAGTCCGGCGAGCCCGACGAGCAACGCGACCGGGCCACCGACCTGCCTGGGGAGCCCGGGGTCGTTCGGGACGACGACCGTCCGCGTCCACTCTCGACCCCCGGGAGTCGCCCCGACGGGCGTGAGTCGGTAGACGCCGTCGGCGACCTCGACGCGGAGCCGACGGGTCCACGTCGTCTCGACCGGTCTGTCGGCGACGGTGCCGACGAGCCGAATCTCGGCGCGTACCTCCGTGTACACCTCGCCGGGTGACCCGCCGAGGCTGGCGACGAGCGCGTCCGTCTCGCCGTCCAGCCGAGTAG of the Halobaculum sp. MBLA0143 genome contains:
- a CDS encoding DUF5305 family protein translates to MNRFWLVLRRTVGRWFGVVVVGLVVLAAVGGWATYTGHVDPGTHTERETVAAWSPTDTVRHSARVTKLNPVFPRNVTLENRSAYLTRASPRFRAQFAPGYTATDDGNVTTTVVLSVVRRAVVTGEGPGADEQTLWQTERRLRTERGRLAPGEQLSAETELNATRLDGETDALVASLGGSPGEVYTEVRAEIRLVGTVADRPVETTWTRRLRVEVADGVYRLTPVGATPGGREWTRTVVVPNDPGLPRQVGGPVALLVGLAGLAVAVVGRRAGAFRLDPVESEWLAYRSDASEFGEWVIDAEVPRTLTDGTVAEANSLSDLVDLAIDADEAVLRGDTGDYFVRYGEVVYVYSPPEPEVVRARGGFDLGDGLPSVGLSGTNDEQADGRASRADGGGAGATPSFEETTTDGDLEEELRDSDSDEELRDSDPDEELRDGHPDDGDTTVDPSERSNGDPTDADAEDEPDTTWEGEPGDEGDEERS